The Salvelinus namaycush isolate Seneca chromosome 13, SaNama_1.0, whole genome shotgun sequence genome includes a region encoding these proteins:
- the LOC120058539 gene encoding uncharacterized protein LOC120058539 isoform X39 gives MSCWLYGWVTCWYSHDVLYGWVTCWYSHDVLYGWVTCWYSHDVLYGWVTCWYSHVLYGWVTCWYSHDVLYGWVTCWYSHDVLYGWVTCWYSHDVLYGWVTCWYSHDVLYGWVTCWYSHDVLYGWVTCWYSHDGSHAGTVMMCCMDGSHVGTVMMCCMDGSHAGTVMCCMDGSHAGTVMMCCMDGSHVGTVMMCCMDGSHVGTVMMCCMDGSHVGTVMCCMDGSHAGTVMCCMDGSHVGTVMMCCMDGSHAGTVMMCCMDGSHVGTVMMCCMDGSHAGTVMMCCMDGSHVGTVMMCCMDGSHAGTVMMCCMDGSHAGTVMCCMDGSHVGTVMMCCMDGSHAGTVMCCMDGSHAGTVMMCCMDGSHVGTVMMCCMDGSHVGTVMMCCMDGSHAGTVMMCCMDGSHAGTVMCCMDGSHVGTVMMCCMDGSHAGTVMMCCMDGSHVGTVMMCCMDGSHAGTVMMCCMDGSHAGTVMMCCMDGSHAGTVMMGHMLVQSCVVWMGHMLVVQYDVLYGWVTCWYSHDVLRC, from the exons ATGTCATGTTGGTTGTATGGATGGGTCACATGCTGGTACAGTCATGATGTGTTGTATGGATGGGTCAC ATGCTGGTACAGTCATGATGTGTTGTATGGATGGGTCACATGTTGGTACAGTCATGATGTGTTGTATGGATGGGTCACATGCTGGTACAGTCATGTGTTGTATGGATGGGTCACATGTTGGTACAGTCATGATGTGTTGTATGGATGGGTCAC ATGTTGGTACAGTCATGATGTGTTGTATGGATGGGTCACATGTTGGTACAGTCATGATGTGTTGTATGGATGGGTCACATGTTGGTACAGTCATGATGTGTTGTATGGATGGGTCACATGCTGGTACAGTCATGATGTGTTGTATGGATGGGTCACATGCTGGTACAGTCATGATGGGTCACATGCTGGTACAGTCATGATGTGTTGTATGGATGGGTCACATGTTGGTACAGTCATGATGTGTTGTATGGATGGGTCACATGCTGGTACAGTCATGTGTTGTATGGATGGGTCAC ATGCTGGTACAGTCATGATGTGTTGTATGGATGGGTCACATGTTGGTACAGTCATGATGTGTTGTATGGATGGGTCACATGTTGGTACAGTCATGATGTGTTGTATGGATGGGTCAC ATGTTGGTACAGTCATGTGTTGTATGGATGGGTCACATGCTGGTACAGTCATGTGTTGTATGGATGGGTCACATGTTGGTACAGTCATGATGTGTTGTATGGATGGGTCAC ATGCTGGTACAGTCATGATGTGTTGTATGGATGGGTCACATGTTGGTACAGTCATGATGTGTTGTATGGATGGGTCACATGCTGGTACAGTCATGATGTGTTGTATGGATGGGTCACATGTTGGTACAGTCATGATGTGTTGTATGGATGGGTCACATGCTGGTACAGTCATGATGTGTTGTATGGATGGGTCACATGCTGGTACAGTCATGTGTTGTATGGATGGGTCACATGTTGGTACAGTCATGATGTGTTGTATGGATGGGTCACATGCTGGTACAGTCATGTGTTGTATGGATGGGTCACATGCTGGTACAGTCATGATGTGTTGTATGGATGGGTCACATGTTGGTACAGTCATGATGTGTTGTATGGATGGGTCACATGTTGGTACAGTCATGATGTGTTGTATGGATGGGTCAC ATGCTGGTACAGTCATGATGTGTTGTATGGATGGGTCACATGCTGGTACAGTCATGTGTTGTATGGATGGGTCACATGTTGGTACAGTCATGATGTGTTGTATGGATGGGTCACATGCTGGTACAGTCATGATGTGTTGTATGGATGGGTCACATGTTGGTACAGTCATGATGTGTTGTATGGATGGGTCACATGCTGGTACAGTCATGATGTGTTGTATGGATGGGTCACATGCTGGTACAGTCATGATGTGTTGTATGGATGGGTCACATGCTGGTACAGTCATGATGGGTCAC ATGCTGGTACAGTCATGTGTTGTATGGATGGGTCACATGTTGGTTGTACAGTATGATGTGTTGTATGGATGGGTCACATGTTGGTACAGTCATGATGTTTTGCGATGTTGA
- the LOC120058539 gene encoding uncharacterized protein LOC120058539 isoform X40, whose protein sequence is MSCWLYGWVTCWYSHDVLYGWVTCWYSHDVLYGWVTCWYSHDVLYGWVTCWYSHVLYGWVTCWYSHDVLYGWVTCWYSHDVLYGWVTCWYSHDVLYGWVTCWYSHDVLYGWVTCWYSHDVLYGWVTCWYSHDVLYGWVTCWYSHVLYGWVTCWYSHDVLYGWVTCWYSHVLYGWVTCWYSHDVLYGWVTCWYSHDVLYGWVTCWYSHDVLYGWVTCWYSHDVLYGWVTCWYSHVLYGWVTCWYSHVLYGWVTCWYSHDVLYGWVTCWYSHDVLYGWVTCWYSHDVLYGWVTCWYSHDVLYGWVTCWYSHDVLYGWVTCWYSHDVLYGWVTCWYSHVLYGWVTCWYSHDVLYGWVTCWYSHVLYGWVTCWYSHDVLYGWVTCWYSHDVLYGWVTCWYSHDVLYGWVTCWYSHDVLYGWVTCWYSHDGSHAGTVMMCCMDGSHVGTVMMCCMDGSHAGTVMMCCMDGSHAGTVMMCCMDGSHAGTVMMGHMLVQSCVVWMGHMLVVQYDVLYGWVTCWYSHDVLRC, encoded by the exons ATGTCATGTTGGTTGTATGGATGGGTCACATGCTGGTACAGTCATGATGTGTTGTATGGATGGGTCAC ATGCTGGTACAGTCATGATGTGTTGTATGGATGGGTCACATGTTGGTACAGTCATGATGTGTTGTATGGATGGGTCACATGCTGGTACAGTCATGTGTTGTATGGATGGGTCACATGTTGGTACAGTCATGATGTGTTGTATGGATGGGTCAC ATGTTGGTACAGTCATGATGTGTTGTATGGATGGGTCACATGTTGGTACAGTCATGATGTGTTGTATGGATGGGTCACATGTTGGTACAGTCATGATGTGTTGTATGGATGGGTCAC ATGCTGGTACAGTCATGATGTGTTGTATGGATGGGTCACATGTTGGTACAGTCATGATGTGTTGTATGGATGGGTCACATGCTGGTACAGTCATGTGTTGTATGGATGGGTCACATGTTGGTACAGTCATGATGTGTTGTATGGATGGGTCACATGCTGGTACAGTCATGTGTTGTATGGATGGGTCACATGCTGGTACAGTCATGATGTGTTGTATGGATGGGTCACATGTTG GTACAGTCATGATGTGTTGTATGGATGGGTCACATGTTGGTACAGTCATGATGTGTTGTATGGATGGGTCACATGTTGGTACAGTCATGATGTGTTGTATGGATGGGTCAC ATGTTGGTACAGTCATGTGTTGTATGGATGGGTCACATGCTGGTACAGTCATGTGTTGTATGGATGGGTCACATGTTGGTACAGTCATGATGTGTTGTATGGATGGGTCAC ATGCTGGTACAGTCATGATGTGTTGTATGGATGGGTCACATGTTGGTACAGTCATGATGTGTTGTATGGATGGGTCACATGCTGGTACAGTCATGATGTGTTGTATGGATGGGTCACATGTTGGTACAGTCATGATGTGTTGTATGGATGGGTCACATGCTGGTACAGTCATGATGTGTTGTATGGATGGGTCACATGCTGGTACAGTCATGTGTTGTATGGATGGGTCACATGTTGGTACAGTCATGATGTGTTGTATGGATGGGTCACATGCTGGTACAGTCATGTGTTGTATGGATGGGTCACATGCTGGTACAGTCATGATGTGTTGTATGGATGGGTCACATGTTGGTACAGTCATGATGTGTTGTATGGATGGGTCACATGTTGGTACAGTCATGATGTGTTGTATGGATGGGTCACATGTTGGTACAGTCATGATGTGTTGTATGGATGGGTCACATGCTGGTACAGTCATGATGGGTCAC ATGCTGGTACAGTCATGATGTGTTGTATGGATGGGTCACATGTTGGTACAGTCATGATGTGTTGTATGGATGGGTCACATGCTGGTACAGTCATGATGTGTTGTATGGATGGGTCACATGCTGGTACAGTCATGATGTGTTGTATGGATGGGTCACATGCTGGTACAGTCATGATGGGTCAC ATGCTGGTACAGTCATGTGTTGTATGGATGGGTCACATGTTGGTTGTACAGTATGATGTGTTGTATGGATGGGTCACATGTTGGTACAGTCATGATGTTTTGCGATGTTGA
- the LOC120058539 gene encoding uncharacterized protein LOC120058539 isoform X31 — protein MSCWLYGWVTCWYSHDVLYGWVTCWYSHDVLYGWVTCWYSHDVLYGWVTCWYSHVLYGWVTCWYSHDVLYGWVTCWYSHDVLYGWVTCWYSHDVLYGWVTCWYSHDVLYGWVTCWYSHDVLYGWVTCWYSHDVLYGWVTCWYSHVLYGWVTCWYSHDVLYGWVTCWYSHVLYGWVTCWYSHDVLYGWVTCWYSHDVLYGWVTCWYSHDVLYGWVTCWYSHDVLYGWVTCWYSHDGSHAGTVMMCCMDGSHVGTVMMCCMDGSHAGTVMCCMDGSHVGTVMMCCMDGSHAGTVMMCCMDGSHVGTVMMCCMDGSHAGTVMMCCMDGSHAGTVMCCMDGSHVGTVMMCCMDGSHAGTVMCCMDGSHAGTVMMCCMDGSHVGTVMMCCMDGSHVGTVMMCCMDGSHAGTVMMCCMDGSHAGTVMCCMDGSHVGTVMMCCMDGSHAGTVMMCCMDGSHVGTVMMCCMDGSHAGTVMMCCMDGSHAGTVMMCCMDGSHAGTVMMGHMLVQSCVVWMGHMLVVQYDVLYGWVTCWYSHDVLRC, from the exons ATGTCATGTTGGTTGTATGGATGGGTCACATGCTGGTACAGTCATGATGTGTTGTATGGATGGGTCAC ATGCTGGTACAGTCATGATGTGTTGTATGGATGGGTCACATGTTGGTACAGTCATGATGTGTTGTATGGATGGGTCACATGCTGGTACAGTCATGTGTTGTATGGATGGGTCACATGTTGGTACAGTCATGATGTGTTGTATGGATGGGTCAC ATGTTGGTACAGTCATGATGTGTTGTATGGATGGGTCACATGTTGGTACAGTCATGATGTGTTGTATGGATGGGTCACATGTTGGTACAGTCATGATGTGTTGTATGGATGGGTCAC ATGCTGGTACAGTCATGATGTGTTGTATGGATGGGTCACATGTTGGTACAGTCATGATGTGTTGTATGGATGGGTCACATGCTGGTACAGTCATGTGTTGTATGGATGGGTCACATGTTGGTACAGTCATGATGTGTTGTATGGATGGGTCACATGCTGGTACAGTCATGTGTTGTATGGATGGGTCACATGCTGGTACAGTCATGATGTGTTGTATGGATGGGTCACATGTTG GTACAGTCATGATGTGTTGTATGGATGGGTCACATGTTGGTACAGTCATGATGTGTTGTATGGATGGGTCACATGTTGGTACAGTCATGATGTGTTGTATGGATGGGTCACATGCTGGTACAGTCATGATGGGTCACATGCTGGTACAGTCATGATGTGTTGTATGGATGGGTCAC ATGTTGGTACAGTCATGATGTGTTGTATGGATGGGTCACATGCTGGTACAGTCATGTGTTGTATGGATGGGTCAC ATGTTGGTACAGTCATGATGTGTTGTATGGATGGGTCACATGCTGGTACAGTCATGATGTGTTGTATGGATGGGTCACATGTTGGTACAGTCATGATGTGTTGTATGGATGGGTCACATGCTGGTACAGTCATGATGTGTTGTATGGATGGGTCACATGCTGGTACAGTCATGTGTTGTATGGATGGGTCACATGTTGGTACAGTCATGATGTGTTGTATGGATGGGTCACATGCTGGTACAGTCATGTGTTGTATGGATGGGTCACATGCTGGTACAGTCATGATGTGTTGTATGGATGGGTCACATGTTGGTACAGTCATGATGTGTTGTATGGATGGGTCACATGTTGGTACAGTCATGATGTGTTGTATGGATGGGTCAC ATGCTGGTACAGTCATGATGTGTTGTATGGATGGGTCACATGCTGGTACAGTCATGTGTTGTATGGATGGGTCACATGTTGGTACAGTCATGATGTGTTGTATGGATGGGTCACATGCTGGTACAGTCATGATGTGTTGTATGGATGGGTCACATGTTGGTACAGTCATGATGTGTTGTATGGATGGGTCACATGCTGGTACAGTCATGATGTGTTGTATGGATGGGTCACATGCTGGTACAGTCATGATGTGTTGTATGGATGGGTCACATGCTGGTACAGTCATGATGGGTCAC ATGCTGGTACAGTCATGTGTTGTATGGATGGGTCACATGTTGGTTGTACAGTATGATGTGTTGTATGGATGGGTCACATGTTGGTACAGTCATGATGTTTTGCGATGTTGA
- the LOC120058539 gene encoding uncharacterized protein LOC120058539 isoform X2 yields MSCWLYGWVTCWYSHDVLYGWVTCWYSHDVLYGWVTCWYSHDVLYGWVTCWYSHVLYGWVTCWYSHDVLYGWVTCWYSHDVLYGWVTCWYSHDVLYGWVTCWYSHDVLYGWVTCWYSHDVLYGWVTCWYSHDVLYGWVTCWYSHVLYGWVTCWYSHDVLYGWVTCWYSHVLYGWVTCWYSHDVLYGWVTCWYSHDVLYGWVTCWYSHDVLYGWVTCWYSHDGSHAGTVMMCCMDGSHVGTVMMCCMDGSHVGTVMMCCMDGSHVGTVMCCMDGSHAGTVMCCMDGSHVGTVMMCCMDGSHAGTVMMCCMDGSHVGTVMMCCMDGSHAGTVMMCCMDGSHVGTVMMCCMDGSHAGTVMMCCMDGSHAGTVMCCMDGSHVGTVMMCCMDGSHAGTVMCCMDGSHAGTVMMCCMDGSHVGTVMMCCMDGSHVGTVMMCCMDGSHVGTVMMCCMDGSHAGTVMCCMDGSHVGTVMMCCMDGSHAGTVMMCCMDGSHVGTVMMCCMDGSHAGTVMMCCMDGSHAGTVMMCCMDGSHAGTVMMGHMLVQSCVVWMGHMLVVQYDVLYGWVTCWYSHDVLRC; encoded by the exons ATGTCATGTTGGTTGTATGGATGGGTCACATGCTGGTACAGTCATGATGTGTTGTATGGATGGGTCAC ATGCTGGTACAGTCATGATGTGTTGTATGGATGGGTCACATGTTGGTACAGTCATGATGTGTTGTATGGATGGGTCACATGCTGGTACAGTCATGTGTTGTATGGATGGGTCACATGTTGGTACAGTCATGATGTGTTGTATGGATGGGTCAC ATGTTGGTACAGTCATGATGTGTTGTATGGATGGGTCACATGTTGGTACAGTCATGATGTGTTGTATGGATGGGTCACATGTTGGTACAGTCATGATGTGTTGTATGGATGGGTCAC ATGCTGGTACAGTCATGATGTGTTGTATGGATGGGTCACATGTTGGTACAGTCATGATGTGTTGTATGGATGGGTCACATGCTGGTACAGTCATGTGTTGTATGGATGGGTCACATGTTGGTACAGTCATGATGTGTTGTATGGATGGGTCACATGCTGGTACAGTCATGTGTTGTATGGATGGGTCACATGCTGGTACAGTCATGATGTGTTGTATGGATGGGTCACATGTTGGTACAGTCATGATGTGTTGTATGGATGGGTCACATGTTGGTACAGTCATGATGTGTTGTATGGATGGGTCACATGCTGGTACAGTCATGATGGGTCACATGCTGGTACAGTCATGATGTGTTGTATGGATGGGTCACATGTTGGTACAGTCATGATGTGTTGTATGGATGGGTCACATGTTGGTACAGTCATGATGTGTTGTATGGATGGGTCAC ATGTTGGTACAGTCATGTGTTGTATGGATGGGTCACATGCTGGTACAGTCATGTGTTGTATGGATGGGTCACATGTTGGTACAGTCATGATGTGTTGTATGGATGGGTCAC ATGCTGGTACAGTCATGATGTGTTGTATGGATGGGTCACATGTTGGTACAGTCATGATGTGTTGTATGGATGGGTCACATGCTGGTACAGTCATGATGTGTTGTATGGATGGGTCACATGTTGGTACAGTCATGATGTGTTGTATGGATGGGTCACATGCTGGTACAGTCATGATGTGTTGTATGGATGGGTCACATGCTGGTACAGTCATGTGTTGTATGGATGGGTCACATGTTGGTACAGTCATGATGTGTTGTATGGATGGGTCACATGCTGGTACAGTCATGTGTTGTATGGATGGGTCACATGCTGGTACAGTCATGATGTGTTGTATGGATGGGTCACATGTTGGTACAGTCATGATGTGTTGTATGGATGGGTCACATGTTGGTACAGTCATGATGTGTTGTATGGATGGGTCACATGTTGGTACAGTCATGATGTGTTGTATGGATGGGTCAC ATGCTGGTACAGTCATGTGTTGTATGGATGGGTCACATGTTGGTACAGTCATGATGTGTTGTATGGATGGGTCACATGCTGGTACAGTCATGATGTGTTGTATGGATGGGTCACATGTTGGTACAGTCATGATGTGTTGTATGGATGGGTCACATGCTGGTACAGTCATGATGTGTTGTATGGATGGGTCACATGCTGGTACAGTCATGATGTGTTGTATGGATGGGTCACATGCTGGTACAGTCATGATGGGTCAC ATGCTGGTACAGTCATGTGTTGTATGGATGGGTCACATGTTGGTTGTACAGTATGATGTGTTGTATGGATGGGTCACATGTTGGTACAGTCATGATGTTTTGCGATGTTGA
- the LOC120058539 gene encoding uncharacterized protein LOC120058539 isoform X42 has product MSCWLYGWVTCWYSHDVLYGWVTCWYSHDVLYGWVTCWYSHDVLYGWVTCWYSHVLYGWVTCWYSHDVLYGWVTCWYSHDVLYGWVTCWYSHDVLYGWVTCWYSHDVLYGWVTCWYSHDVLYGWVTCWYSHDVLYGWVTCWYSHVLYGWVTCWYSHDVLYGWVTCWYSHVLYGWVTCWYSHDVLYGWVTCWYSHDVLYGWVTCWYSHDVLYGWVTCWYSHDVLYGWVTCWYSHVLYGWVTCWYSHVLYGWVTCWYSHDVLYGWVTCWYSHDVLYGWVTCWYSHDVLYGWVTCWYSHDVLYGWVTCWYSHDVLYGWVTCWYSHDGSHAGTVMMCCMDGSHVGTVMMCCMDGSHVGTVMMCCMDGSHAGTVMMCCMDGSHAGTVMCCMDGSHVGTVMMCCMDGSHAGTVMMCCMDGSHVGTVMMCCMDGSHAGTVMMCCMDGSHAGTVMMCCMDGSHAGTVMMGHMLVQSCVVWMGHMLVVQYDVLYGWVTCWYSHDVLRC; this is encoded by the exons ATGTCATGTTGGTTGTATGGATGGGTCACATGCTGGTACAGTCATGATGTGTTGTATGGATGGGTCAC ATGCTGGTACAGTCATGATGTGTTGTATGGATGGGTCACATGTTGGTACAGTCATGATGTGTTGTATGGATGGGTCACATGCTGGTACAGTCATGTGTTGTATGGATGGGTCACATGTTGGTACAGTCATGATGTGTTGTATGGATGGGTCAC ATGTTGGTACAGTCATGATGTGTTGTATGGATGGGTCACATGTTGGTACAGTCATGATGTGTTGTATGGATGGGTCACATGTTGGTACAGTCATGATGTGTTGTATGGATGGGTCAC ATGCTGGTACAGTCATGATGTGTTGTATGGATGGGTCACATGTTGGTACAGTCATGATGTGTTGTATGGATGGGTCACATGCTGGTACAGTCATGTGTTGTATGGATGGGTCACATGTTGGTACAGTCATGATGTGTTGTATGGATGGGTCACATGCTGGTACAGTCATGTGTTGTATGGATGGGTCACATGCTGGTACAGTCATGATGTGTTGTATGGATGGGTCACATGTTG GTACAGTCATGATGTGTTGTATGGATGGGTCACATGTTGGTACAGTCATGATGTGTTGTATGGATGGGTCACATGTTGGTACAGTCATGATGTGTTGTATGGATGGGTCAC ATGTTGGTACAGTCATGTGTTGTATGGATGGGTCACATGCTGGTACAGTCATGTGTTGTATGGATGGGTCACATGTTGGTACAGTCATGATGTGTTGTATGGATGGGTCAC ATGCTGGTACAGTCATGATGTGTTGTATGGATGGGTCACATGTTGGTACAGTCATGATGTGTTGTATGGATGGGTCACATGCTGGTACAGTCATGATGTGTTGTATGGATGGGTCACATGTTGGTACAGTCATGATGTGTTGTATGGATGGGTCACATGCTGGTACAGTCATGAT GGGTCACATGCTGGTACAGTCATGATGTGTTGTATGGATGGGTCACATGTTGGTACAGTCATGATGTGTTGTATGGATGGGTCACATGTTGGTACAGTCATGATGTGTTGTATGGATGGGTCAC ATGCTGGTACAGTCATGATGTGTTGTATGGATGGGTCACATGCTGGTACAGTCATGTGTTGTATGGATGGGTCACATGTTGGTACAGTCATGATGTGTTGTATGGATGGGTCACATGCTGGTACAGTCATGATGTGTTGTATGGATGGGTCACATGTTGGTACAGTCATGATGTGTTGTATGGATGGGTCACATGCTGGTACAGTCATGATGTGTTGTATGGATGGGTCACATGCTGGTACAGTCATGATGTGTTGTATGGATGGGTCACATGCTGGTACAGTCATGATGGGTCAC ATGCTGGTACAGTCATGTGTTGTATGGATGGGTCACATGTTGGTTGTACAGTATGATGTGTTGTATGGATGGGTCACATGTTGGTACAGTCATGATGTTTTGCGATGTTGA
- the LOC120058539 gene encoding uncharacterized protein LOC120058539 isoform X4, with the protein MSCWLYGWVTCWYSHDVLYGWVTCWYSHDVLYGWVTCWYSHDVLYGWVTCWYSHVLYGWVTCWYSHDVLYGWVTCWYSHDVLYGWVTCWYSHDVLYGWVTCWYSHDVLYGWVTCWYSHDVLYGWVTCWYSHDVLYGWVTCWYSHVLYGWVTCWYSHDVLYGWVTCWYSHVLYGWVTCWYSHDVLYGWVTCWYSHDVLYGWVTCWYSHDVLYGWVTCWYSHDGSHAGTVMMCCMDGSHVGTVMMCCMDGSHVGTVMMCCMDGSHVGTVMCCMDGSHAGTVMCCMDGSHVGTVMMCCMDGSHAGTVMMCCMDGSHVGTVMMCCMDGSHAGTVMMCCMDGSHVGTVMMCCMDGSHAGTVMMCCMDGSHAGTVMCCMDGSHVGTVMMCCMDGSHAGTVMCCMDGSHAGTVMMCCMDGSHVGTVMMCCMDGSHVGTVMMCCMDGSHVGTVMMCCMDGSHVGTVMMCCMDGSHAGTVMMCCMDGSHVGTVMMCCMDGSHAGTVMMCCMDGSHAGTVMMCCMDGSHAGTVMMGHMLVQSCVVWMGHMLVVQYDVLYGWVTCWYSHDVLRC; encoded by the exons ATGTCATGTTGGTTGTATGGATGGGTCACATGCTGGTACAGTCATGATGTGTTGTATGGATGGGTCAC ATGCTGGTACAGTCATGATGTGTTGTATGGATGGGTCACATGTTGGTACAGTCATGATGTGTTGTATGGATGGGTCACATGCTGGTACAGTCATGTGTTGTATGGATGGGTCACATGTTGGTACAGTCATGATGTGTTGTATGGATGGGTCAC ATGTTGGTACAGTCATGATGTGTTGTATGGATGGGTCACATGTTGGTACAGTCATGATGTGTTGTATGGATGGGTCACATGTTGGTACAGTCATGATGTGTTGTATGGATGGGTCAC ATGCTGGTACAGTCATGATGTGTTGTATGGATGGGTCACATGTTGGTACAGTCATGATGTGTTGTATGGATGGGTCACATGCTGGTACAGTCATGTGTTGTATGGATGGGTCACATGTTGGTACAGTCATGATGTGTTGTATGGATGGGTCACATGCTGGTACAGTCATGTGTTGTATGGATGGGTCACATGCTGGTACAGTCATGATGTGTTGTATGGATGGGTCACATGTTGGTACAGTCATGATGTGTTGTATGGATGGGTCACATGTTGGTACAGTCATGATGTGTTGTATGGATGGGTCACATGCTGGTACAGTCATGATGGGTCACATGCTGGTACAGTCATGATGTGTTGTATGGATGGGTCACATGTTGGTACAGTCATGATGTGTTGTATGGATGGGTCACATGTTGGTACAGTCATGATGTGTTGTATGGATGGGTCAC ATGTTGGTACAGTCATGTGTTGTATGGATGGGTCACATGCTGGTACAGTCATGTGTTGTATGGATGGGTCACATGTTGGTACAGTCATGATGTGTTGTATGGATGGGTCAC ATGCTGGTACAGTCATGATGTGTTGTATGGATGGGTCACATGTTGGTACAGTCATGATGTGTTGTATGGATGGGTCACATGCTGGTACAGTCATGATGTGTTGTATGGATGGGTCACATGTTGGTACAGTCATGATGTGTTGTATGGATGGGTCACATGCTGGTACAGTCATGATGTGTTGTATGGATGGGTCACATGCTGGTACAGTCATGTGTTGTATGGATGGGTCACATGTTGGTACAGTCATGATGTGTTGTATGGATGGGTCACATGCTGGTACAGTCATGTGTTGTATGGATGGGTCACATGCTGGTACAGTCATGATGTGTTGTATGGATGGGTCACATGTTGGTACAGTCATGATGTGTTGTATGGATGGGTCACATGTTGGTACAGTCATGATGTGTTGTATGGATGGGTCACATGTTGGTACAGTCATGATGTGTTGTATGGATGGGTCAC ATGTTGGTACAGTCATGATGTGTTGTATGGATGGGTCACATGCTGGTACAGTCATGATGTGTTGTATGGATGGGTCACATGTTGGTACAGTCATGATGTGTTGTATGGATGGGTCACATGCTGGTACAGTCATGATGTGTTGTATGGATGGGTCACATGCTGGTACAGTCATGATGTGTTGTATGGATGGGTCACATGCTGGTACAGTCATGATGGGTCAC ATGCTGGTACAGTCATGTGTTGTATGGATGGGTCACATGTTGGTTGTACAGTATGATGTGTTGTATGGATGGGTCACATGTTGGTACAGTCATGATGTTTTGCGATGTTGA